actgtgatcaccatgtcttgatcccaccatgtcttgatccaaccatgtcttgatccaaccacatcttgatccaaccctactgtgatcaccagcccagggcactctgtgccctgggctggtgatcacagtggggttggatcaagggttggacttgatgatctcagagatcttttccaacccaatccattctatgattctatgattctatcccTCAAATCCAGACGAGCATTccaccctgcagtgcctggaaaaagccctgccctggaTATACCCTCCCAGCCTAAActccttctcttcttttctcatctCTCAGGTGGCTTTGGCGTGGCTAAAAACCTGAGCACCTGGGCCACCCAAGGCAAGAACTGCACCATCTGCAGAGAGGTGGAGGATGTCCTGAGGGCATTCCATGCTGCCCAGAAGCCCATTGGGCTGTGCTGCAtctccccagtgctggcagccaaACTCTTCCCGGGCTGTGAAGTGACCGTGGGCCACGACACCGAGTGTGAGAGGTGAGGGCAGGGGCATTGCAGGAGCCTCTCCTTGGGCTGTGGGGTGCAGAAAACCCCCCTGGCTTCCTAAACTTctcctcagagaggagcctggggGGGGTGGGATCCAATCCCAGCCTGGGAGTGTGTCAGTGGGTTACATTTAAGGAATTATGGAGTTGTGATTGAATCACTTCGTCCCACAGGTTTAATGATGGCAGATCAGGGCTATTGATATTTATTAAGAGAAATGAGCAGATGGAAGACCTTAATCAGCATCATTTACTTCAGTGTAAAAGCTAAAAACCACTAGTAGAGTCTAATATAGCATAAAATAGGACAGTGCACTGTATCAAAGCAACTATATTTAAGCACTTGTATCAAatctggcaaaaaaacccccaataatTAAGTAGAGATTGATAAAACTCACCACACAAATCCTTGGGCAGGTCTGTCTCCCTCAGCCCCTGGGGAGGGACCATgaagaggtgtccctgctccacAGGAGAACCTCCACACATCCAAGAAACCCTGTGGAAGAATCTGGAAGACTTTTACCATTTCTCAGCAGATCAGAAGGATTGACCTATCACCAGATTCGTTTGCATTTTTGTGTTCCCACAGCTCTGGTGGCTTAAAATGAGagactttattttaaatacaatcttgTATTTGCCTCCCCCATGCACGTAGCACCTCATGGACCCAGGGTAGGACAGACACCAGAGCACTGATGGTTGCACAAGCCTTGGGGTGTTAAGAAAGGGAGGGAATTAAACTGTCCTCAGTCCTACAGGAAAGCTGTGACTGAATCCTCCCAGTAGCAGAGAAGGAGTGTTGATGGCTCTTGCTAGGAATGAATGTCACTTGTAGgaattttgtggaaaaaaaaaataatccaaaccTAAACCTAATTGTTGTCCaaaaaagctgtggctgccccatccctgcaagtgttcaaggccaggctggatggggttaggaacaacctgggctggtgggaggtgtccctgcccatggcagggggtggcactggggggcttTAAgctccctcccaacccaacccagcctgGCCTTCTGTACACACCAAGTCTgcagtgggcagagctgagTAGTGGAACATCAAGGTCTTATTTTGCCTTTCCTCCAGATTTTTAACTCACCTGGAGGTTCTCCTGGTTCTGTAGTCCTGGAGAAACCCCTCAGGCAGGAAAAGACTTGGATCCTCTGGAGCAGGTTTTGAGCAGGGACCACCAACACTTTCCCCTCTCAGCCTCCAGCCACCTCTCTGTGCCAGGACAGCCCCCTCGGGGTGTGTCCATGCCCGTGCCATGCCCGTGCCATGCCATGGCTCTCCCTTGCAGGTGGCCCTACGCGCAGACAGCCgtgtccctgcaggagctgggctgccACCACGTCCCCAGCAGTGTCACCGAGGCGCACGTGGACACGCGCCACCGCCTGGTCACCACCTGCGCCTTCATGTGCAACGCCCCCATCCACGAGATCCACGATGGCATCGGCACGATGGTCCATGAGGTGCTCAGGCTGGCCTGAAGGACACAGAGCCCAGagtgcagcccctctgcccccctcacACCCACGTGTCACCCAGAAAAGTGTCCCCCAAATGGAGTTCTGTGCCCTCCCCGCCCTTCCCAGACCACTGgtggctgctgaggagggagagCCTGGGGTGGTTGTTCTGCCATAGCAGAGTGGTGGGGATTGGGGTGTGGGCACAGACTGAGCTGGcaaaggatcacagaatcatagaatggattgggttggaaaaggcctccgagatcatcaagtccaacccttgatccaaccccactgtgatcaccagcccagggcacagagtgccctgggctggtgatcacagtggggttggatcaagacatggttggatcaagacatggtgaccacagtggggttggatcaagacatggttggatcaagacatggtgaccacagtggggttggatcaagacatggttggatcaagacatggtggattctcactcagtgccacatccatagaatcacaaaatcatagaatggattgggttggaaaagccctctgagatcatcaagtccaacccttggtccaactccagtccctttaccagatcatggcactcagtgccacggccaagctcagctgaaaaacctccagggatggggaatccaccccctctctgggcagcccattccaatccctgagcactctctctgcaaagaatttctttctgctctccaacttcaatttcccctggcagagcttgagcccatcgtgcccccttgtcctattgctgagtgcctgggagaagagaccaacccccacctggccagaacttcccttcaggcagttccagacagtgttgaggtcacctctgagcctcctcttctccagcctgaacacccccagctccctcagcctctccccacagggcttgtgccccatggtttgggttgggagggaccttgaaactcatctcattccaccccctgccctgggcagggacacctcccaccagcccagggtgctccaagccctgtccaacctggcctgggacacttccagggatggggcagccacagcttctctgcccaacctgtgccagggcctgcccaccctcccagggaaggatttcctcCCAGTATCCCAGCCAACCCTGCCCTCCTCCAGCCCAAGGCCATGCAGGAGCCCAGGTTTCCAAAGGGCTCCAGTTCAGTCCCTCCCTACCCCTCAGCCCCCCTCCCAGGGGAATTGTGGCAAAAGGAACTCAGTTCTGCTCCCAAATAAACCAAAAGGTTCTGCTCCCAAATAAACCCTGCTATTTTCACatgggctgggctctgctgctctttgtccTTCCCCTCTGGATCAGGATGTGCCCTCAGTGTCACTGCTGGGCCAGGGAGTGGGAAACAACCCAGGAGAACTCCCCAACAACCCCCCCTTGTTTTGCTGGGATTTGTCAGAacccagagctgggcatgggTGAAAGCAGGACCAACCCAGGGTCATCTGCTGGGAAGAGAGGGAATTCTTCTCTGGTTTAAACAGAACCATGGAATTCCAAGCTGGAAGGACCTCCAGGCTCAGCTGGTCCAACCTTCTAGACAAGATGCCCCAGCTGCACCTTAACTGCAAAACTGGGaaatccagcacttccctggggagattATTCCAATGCCAGATTGTTATCATTGGGAAAAACTCCTCTTGTGTCCACCCAGAATCTCCCCAGGAAGAACCTGCACCATTATCCCCTGTGTTTTGCATGTGGAAAAAGGGAGTTTCCATCTTCTTTGTATCCACCCTTTAAATACCAAAATGTGATATTTTCCTCCCCTAAATCTCATCTTCCCAAAGCTGAACAAGCCCAGTTCTCTCAGATTTCCCTCCAGTGGCAACTTCCCAGGACCTGGATCATCTCTGTGGGCCTTCCCTGCACCCTGTCCACAAGTTTTTTTGGCAGAGTGGGGATCAAAGCTCTTTGCACAACTTAAAATAAGTGACTTTATATTAAACACACTCACATTTGCAGCCACTGAACGTTCCTGCAAACACAGAGAGCTCTCAGCTCTGGCACTTTTCCTTGTGCAAAGGGATTTCTTTGACCATGTGAACTGAACACAAGTGAAGTTGCAGCAATTTATCTACTTTGAGTTTAAAGAATGTCctaaaaaagagggagaggaaaatccCCATAAAACAGGTTAGAAAAAGCTGATCCCTGCAAATATAAAGAGTTCCCTGAGCCCAAACCAAGACATAAACCCACAACTCCAACTGCTGGGGACAGAGATTGACCTTGTCTGCTTCTGAGTTCTCTCTTTACCCAACTGGAATCATTTGATGTATTTTTTGGTCGGAAAAGGATCTGAATCCTGTCACAAAACTGTGATTTGTGGATTGAAAGCCATGTCAGCATCTCAGGAGCACGTGGACAGGGTGGCTTGGGGACCTGCTCACAAACACCTTGGAAACCATCACTTAGAGCAGAACTGACCTGTATTTTGTGCTGCCTCCAAGGAAATGGGGGAGTGTGAAAGCTGAGCCCCCTCACAATGCACACCCAGGGGTGCAGAGCAAGGAATCCACCTGGCCTTCAGCACAGGCTGGTCTTCTTCATGAGCCACAGGAATTCCTGCTCGTCCACTTGCCCATCCCCATTTCTGTCTGCCTCAGCAATCATCTCCTGCAAGGCATTGGGGAGCAGGGTTAGTTTGGGATGGCAGTGATTGGATTCAGCAGAGGCAGAACCACTTGTCAGGGAGTTGGGCTAAACCCAGAGGGGGTTTAGCCACAGGAATTCCTGCTCATGAGCCACAGGAATTCCTGCTCGTCCACTTGCCCATCCCCATTTCTGTCTGCCTCAGCAATCATCTCCTGCAAGGCATTGGGGAGCAGGGTTAGTTTGGGATGGCAGTGATTG
Above is a window of Pithys albifrons albifrons isolate INPA30051 chromosome 14, PitAlb_v1, whole genome shotgun sequence DNA encoding:
- the LOC139678477 gene encoding glutamine amidotransferase-like class 1 domain-containing protein 3, mitochondrial codes for the protein MGKRVAVVLAGCGVYDGSEIHEASAVLVHLSREGAQVEVFAPNISQMHVVDHVKGQPTQEQRNVLVESARIARGNIRDLAELDVKGLDALIIPGGFGVAKNLSTWATQGKNCTICREVEDVLRAFHAAQKPIGLCCISPVLAAKLFPGCEVTVGHDTECERWPYAQTAVSLQELGCHHVPSSVTEAHVDTRHRLVTTCAFMCNAPIHEIHDGIGTMVHEVLRLA